A genomic region of Anaerobaca lacustris contains the following coding sequences:
- a CDS encoding DUF4097 family beta strand repeat-containing protein has protein sequence MKSTRFRQHIVSGLCIAATVAATGCNIHLAGCGQTRYERTTTARQPLAAGSTLDVETASGSISITGADVADCEVVATITAHAPTEAEAQELAEQVTITMASIGETLKVRADRPKTGTNRSIGISYRIVVPRRTNIRCHSSYGRLDLADIEGSIVGRTSSGSVRARNVRGSTDLSSSYGSITCERFSEGDLTLKTSSGRIDISDATFGRCDAGTSYGSVSGRSLRGETITFRSSSGSIELIDGTADAIDLSTSYGRVAARPITVGELRATSGSGSLDIVCADDCPPELTAHVKSSYGSVQFTAPPTFAGRVHLGTNHGSVRTDRPITIRGQIGKTKIEGAIGEGRGNLRIETSSGSVTLR, from the coding sequence ATGAAATCTACACGCTTCAGGCAACACATTGTTTCGGGACTCTGTATTGCAGCAACCGTGGCAGCAACCGGCTGCAACATCCATTTGGCCGGTTGCGGACAGACCCGCTACGAGAGAACGACAACCGCTCGGCAGCCACTGGCCGCCGGCTCGACGCTGGATGTGGAGACCGCATCCGGGTCCATCAGCATCACGGGCGCCGACGTGGCCGACTGCGAGGTCGTCGCCACGATCACCGCACACGCACCGACGGAAGCCGAGGCCCAGGAACTGGCCGAGCAGGTCACCATCACGATGGCCTCCATCGGCGAAACGCTGAAGGTGCGCGCCGACAGGCCCAAGACCGGGACCAATCGGTCGATCGGCATCAGCTATCGCATCGTCGTGCCTCGACGGACGAACATCCGGTGCCACAGCTCTTACGGCCGTCTCGATCTGGCCGACATCGAAGGCAGCATCGTCGGCCGAACCAGCAGTGGCTCGGTGAGAGCCCGGAACGTTCGAGGTTCGACCGATCTGAGCAGTTCCTACGGATCGATCACGTGCGAAAGGTTCTCCGAAGGCGATTTGACCCTCAAGACCAGCAGCGGCAGGATCGACATCTCCGACGCAACGTTCGGACGATGCGACGCGGGCACCTCTTATGGATCGGTCTCCGGTCGCTCTCTGCGCGGCGAAACGATCACGTTCCGCTCCAGCAGCGGAAGCATCGAACTGATCGACGGGACCGCCGACGCCATCGATCTCTCGACCTCGTACGGCCGTGTAGCGGCGCGGCCGATCACTGTTGGCGAGTTGCGAGCCACATCGGGCAGCGGCAGTCTCGACATCGTCTGCGCCGACGACTGCCCCCCGGAGCTTACCGCCCATGTCAAGAGCTCCTATGGCAGCGTTCAGTTCACGGCCCCACCCACATTCGCGGGTCGAGTTCATCTGGGAACCAACCACGGTTCGGTCCGCACCGATCGGCCCATCACCATCCGCGGCCAGATCGGCAAGACGAAGATCGAAGGCGCCATCGGCGAAGGTCGGGGCAACCTTCGCATCGAAACCAGCAGCGGCTCCGTCACGTTGCGATAA
- a CDS encoding biotin transporter BioY, whose protein sequence is MIAQLTVADLVRPGEKRVAWLYDGALVLGGSLLIALCTQIAVGFPVPWTGQTFAVLMVGALLGSRRGALSVLAYLLQGLAGLPVFSHGRAGLAVFFGPTGGYLIGFVLAAYIVGCLAERGWDRRPATTVLAMVLGNAVLYGCGLLWLACLVHLLGRPLGGVLTIGLYPFLPGEIVKIVLATALLPAGWTLIRHFGFAKTPPM, encoded by the coding sequence ATGATTGCACAACTGACTGTGGCGGATCTGGTTCGGCCGGGCGAAAAAAGGGTCGCTTGGCTGTACGATGGGGCGTTGGTGCTGGGCGGATCGCTTCTGATTGCGCTGTGCACGCAGATCGCCGTGGGCTTTCCGGTGCCCTGGACGGGCCAGACGTTCGCCGTGCTGATGGTCGGCGCCTTGCTCGGCTCGCGTCGAGGGGCCCTTTCCGTCCTGGCGTATCTGCTGCAAGGCCTGGCGGGGCTGCCCGTTTTCTCGCATGGCAGGGCGGGTCTGGCCGTCTTTTTCGGGCCTACGGGCGGATATCTGATCGGATTCGTGCTGGCGGCCTATATTGTGGGGTGCCTGGCCGAGCGCGGCTGGGACCGCCGACCGGCCACCACCGTTCTGGCGATGGTTCTGGGCAACGCGGTGCTCTATGGCTGCGGCCTGCTCTGGCTGGCCTGCCTGGTCCACCTTCTCGGCCGGCCTCTCGGCGGCGTCCTGACCATCGGGCTCTATCCGTTCCTGCCGGGTGAAATCGTCAAAATCGTCCTGGCGACCGCCCTCCTGCCGGCCGGATGGACGCTGATTCGCCATTTTGGATTTGCCAAGACGCCTCCAATGTGA